From the Solibacillus sp. FSL R5-0449 genome, one window contains:
- a CDS encoding alpha/beta fold hydrolase, with product MKLIAPKPFTIESGKRAVLLLHGFTGNTNDVKRLGKYLADRNYTVHAPLYKGHGGGPDLLIQSQPAEWWDSVIEGYDELRKRGYDEIAVAGVSLGGIFSLKLGEERPTKAIVTMSAPATAKSTDSLQNRIIDYAINYKKLSGTYDETVDSRNKIAELVKMPSLNYLQNMINETSEKLNVIQTPVHILRGLEDDEYYCESADLIYSSVNSRIKSVKTFINSGHILTLGKERELVFEEIYRFFEGLKWKE from the coding sequence ATGAAACTCATCGCGCCGAAACCTTTTACAATTGAATCCGGAAAACGTGCTGTTTTATTACTGCATGGCTTTACCGGAAATACAAATGATGTAAAACGTTTAGGAAAGTATTTAGCGGATCGTAACTATACAGTACATGCACCATTATATAAAGGCCATGGTGGTGGCCCAGATTTATTAATTCAATCACAACCCGCAGAATGGTGGGACAGTGTTATAGAAGGCTACGATGAATTGCGTAAACGTGGTTATGATGAAATTGCAGTAGCAGGTGTTTCTCTTGGCGGCATTTTCTCTTTAAAGCTTGGTGAGGAACGTCCGACAAAAGCGATTGTTACAATGTCTGCTCCAGCAACAGCAAAATCAACAGATAGTTTACAAAATCGAATTATTGACTATGCTATTAACTATAAAAAGTTATCAGGCACTTATGACGAAACAGTGGATAGCCGTAATAAAATAGCTGAACTTGTAAAAATGCCTTCATTAAATTATTTACAAAATATGATTAATGAAACAAGTGAAAAACTAAATGTTATTCAAACACCAGTCCACATTTTACGTGGTTTGGAAGATGATGAATATTATTGTGAAAGTGCCGATCTTATCTATAGTTCAGTCAATTCACGAATTAAATCAGTTAAAACTTTCATTAATTCCGGACATATATTAACATTAGGTAAAGAACGCGAATTAGTGTTTGAAGAAATTTATCGTTTCTTTGAAGGGTTAAAGTGGAAAGAATAA
- a CDS encoding chemotaxis protein has translation MFMFAVHQFSSEHNEDSIQKLQQMLLEQRENLTTLCTIVEYLKSYVQTGLDHKDVVKYKQKIQMMTDKQEKRYNQIDELINTNILELKKGKTADNTALIYGKEVRKIESGVRTLKLFASDAVNMLDLNKHLENRSIERIRYFDKRSTSLEAEIISLTKQLSYK, from the coding sequence ATGTTTATGTTTGCAGTCCACCAATTCTCTTCTGAACACAATGAGGATAGTATTCAAAAACTACAACAAATGCTATTAGAACAGCGGGAGAATTTGACGACGCTATGTACAATCGTTGAATATTTAAAAAGTTATGTCCAAACAGGACTAGATCATAAAGATGTTGTTAAATACAAGCAAAAAATCCAAATGATGACGGATAAACAAGAAAAACGTTACAATCAAATTGATGAGCTTATCAATACTAATATTTTGGAATTGAAGAAGGGCAAAACAGCAGATAATACCGCACTTATTTATGGCAAGGAAGTTCGGAAAATTGAATCTGGTGTCCGTACCTTAAAACTGTTTGCGAGTGATGCAGTAAATATGTTAGATCTAAACAAACATTTAGAAAATCGCAGTATTGAACGTATCCGTTATTTTGATAAACGCTCTACATCTTTGGAGGCAGAAATTATTTCCCTAACAAAGCAACTATCTTATAAATAA
- a CDS encoding tetratricopeptide repeat protein yields MEHNQFKALLNLHEIDHEDKWLKQFDLAIKGDGQAIVNIAMLFKEYGQYDEMYDLLDKASEQQNREAMYELGNCYFEELGEKGSEQQAFSLYKKAAQLGHPDAMNNLADMYLNGEGTAVDEQQALNWFKKAAGLGVPEAMFTLGMMYEQGLGTECDESQAFAFYSQSAEQHDVEAMYRIGMIYFSGELGQQQDYEKALEWFLKASEQFHVDATYNIAYCYEYGYGITQDKEKAIHYYKKASLLGDLEATKKVVSYYEMTDAVEASKWREKLLVLNKDIYE; encoded by the coding sequence ATGGAGCATAATCAATTTAAAGCCTTGCTTAATCTACATGAAATCGATCATGAGGACAAGTGGCTGAAGCAATTTGATTTGGCAATTAAAGGGGACGGGCAGGCAATCGTTAATATTGCCATGTTATTTAAAGAATATGGACAATATGACGAAATGTACGACTTGTTAGATAAGGCGAGTGAACAGCAAAACAGAGAAGCTATGTATGAACTGGGGAATTGTTATTTTGAGGAGCTTGGCGAAAAAGGAAGCGAGCAGCAGGCGTTTTCACTCTATAAAAAAGCTGCACAATTAGGCCACCCTGATGCAATGAATAATTTAGCGGATATGTATTTGAACGGTGAAGGAACAGCGGTAGACGAGCAACAGGCACTCAATTGGTTTAAGAAAGCGGCAGGATTAGGTGTCCCTGAAGCGATGTTTACCCTCGGAATGATGTATGAACAAGGATTGGGAACCGAATGTGATGAATCGCAGGCCTTTGCCTTTTATTCGCAAAGTGCCGAACAGCATGATGTCGAGGCGATGTATCGCATCGGTATGATCTATTTTTCAGGAGAACTTGGGCAACAGCAGGATTATGAAAAAGCGTTGGAATGGTTTTTAAAAGCGAGCGAACAGTTTCATGTCGATGCAACATACAATATCGCCTACTGTTATGAATACGGTTATGGAATTACTCAGGATAAAGAAAAGGCAATCCATTACTATAAAAAAGCAAGTTTACTTGGAGACTTGGAAGCGACAAAAAAAGTTGTCAGCTACTATGAGATGACGGACGCAGTTGAAGCATCCAAGTGGCGGGAAAAGCTATTAGTTCTAAATAAAGATATATATGAATAA
- a CDS encoding LysR family transcriptional regulator, translated as MEIEQLQYFKTVATMQHMTRAAEVLAISQPALSKSIANIEQNLGVPLFNREGRSIYLNRFGELFLQSVNVILDEYDRIKEEFEDIIKPGSGEVSFGFIHTLGMEIVPELIASTSEAFPNMQFSLTQATSLSLLKRLEEGAIDLCLSQKIESKVIEIETEELFEEELFVIVPTTHPLAKQDAVKFEEVKNEPFIAIKKGNSLRQLVDELFLERGIALNTTFAAEEMHTVAGFVGAGMGISVIPNIKGLDHYKVKRLKLDPPCYRSVCVSWAKNRYLPPAVSEFKQYLLDYFQQREE; from the coding sequence ATGGAGATTGAACAGCTTCAATATTTCAAAACCGTTGCTACAATGCAACATATGACACGTGCGGCAGAAGTTTTGGCGATTTCCCAACCGGCGTTAAGTAAGTCGATTGCGAACATCGAACAGAATTTAGGAGTACCGCTTTTTAACCGCGAAGGAAGATCTATTTATCTGAACCGTTTTGGCGAGCTTTTTTTGCAAAGTGTCAATGTCATTTTGGATGAATACGATCGGATTAAAGAAGAATTTGAAGATATTATTAAACCTGGTTCGGGAGAAGTGTCCTTTGGTTTTATTCATACACTTGGCATGGAAATTGTGCCGGAACTGATTGCTTCAACAAGTGAGGCATTTCCGAATATGCAATTTTCTTTAACACAGGCGACATCGTTAAGCTTATTAAAGCGCCTTGAAGAAGGTGCCATCGACCTGTGCCTATCCCAAAAAATCGAATCAAAAGTAATTGAAATAGAGACAGAAGAATTATTTGAGGAAGAGCTGTTTGTCATTGTCCCGACAACTCATCCATTGGCTAAGCAAGACGCCGTTAAATTTGAGGAAGTAAAAAATGAACCATTTATCGCAATTAAAAAGGGAAATTCACTTCGTCAATTAGTGGATGAGCTTTTTTTAGAGCGGGGGATTGCTCTAAATACTACATTTGCCGCTGAAGAAATGCATACAGTAGCAGGGTTTGTCGGTGCAGGAATGGGTATATCCGTAATACCGAATATTAAAGGGCTTGACCATTATAAAGTAAAACGTTTGAAGCTAGATCCGCCTTGCTATCGTTCCGTCTGTGTATCATGGGCGAAAAATCGTTATTTGCCTCCAGCAGTGTCCGAGTTTAAACAATATTTACTGGATTATTTTCAGCAAAGAGAAGAGTGA
- a CDS encoding bifunctional homocysteine S-methyltransferase/methylenetetrahydrofolate reductase, producing the protein MGLLEELQTRVLTADGAIGTLLYSYGLDYCHEEMNIARPDIIEKIHGEYIAAGADIIQTNTYGANRIKLARYGYENRVFEFNEAALKIAKRAASLDGQYVLATIGGIRGIRKSDATLDEILAAFQEQAEVLLAGEPDGFLLETYYDFEELSHCVHLLRSMTDLPIIAQVTMQEPGVLQNLMSLNEAFHDLERLGADIVGSNCRLGPFHTIQAFEGVNLPDKAFLSAYPNASLLDIEDGRVVYESETDYFARAAVELVNQGVRLIGGCCGTTPKHIAAVKKRLANMEPVDTKEAKPGQTQFVRIPEPRKQEPLHEKAKRERSVIVELDTPRHLEIDGFVEGAKQLAKAGADVIMMADNSLASPRISNIAMAAILKEHGIRSLPHLTCRDRNLIGLQSHLMGLDALELHDILVITGDPTKVGDFPGATSVYDVSSMELISLIKQLNKGGSFTGKSLRKQANFSVAAAFNPNVRVLDRAVARLEKKIEHGADYFISQPVYTKEKIVEIYEATKHLETPIYIGIMPLTSSRSAEFLHHEVPGIKLSDEVLARMAACGDDKEAATAEGIAIAKELLDTACKYFNGIYLITPFLRYDMTLELMDYVKLYDAQSKGVQSNV; encoded by the coding sequence ATGGGTTTACTTGAAGAATTACAAACGCGGGTTTTAACAGCAGACGGGGCAATCGGAACACTTCTTTATTCATATGGATTGGATTATTGTCATGAAGAAATGAATATTGCACGTCCTGATATTATAGAGAAAATTCATGGTGAATATATTGCGGCGGGTGCAGATATTATCCAAACAAATACATATGGGGCAAACCGGATAAAGCTTGCACGATATGGCTATGAAAATCGTGTCTTTGAATTTAATGAAGCTGCATTAAAAATCGCAAAGCGTGCTGCCTCCCTTGATGGACAATATGTTCTGGCGACAATTGGCGGTATTCGCGGAATCCGAAAAAGTGATGCGACATTAGACGAAATTTTAGCTGCATTCCAAGAGCAGGCTGAAGTATTACTAGCTGGAGAACCGGACGGATTTTTACTTGAAACGTATTATGATTTTGAAGAACTATCCCATTGTGTCCATCTATTACGTTCAATGACCGATTTACCGATCATTGCCCAAGTCACAATGCAGGAACCGGGTGTCCTTCAAAATTTGATGTCTTTAAATGAAGCTTTTCATGATTTGGAAAGATTAGGTGCAGATATTGTTGGGAGTAACTGCCGATTAGGTCCTTTCCATACAATCCAGGCGTTTGAAGGAGTCAATTTACCGGATAAGGCATTTTTATCGGCATACCCAAATGCATCATTACTGGATATTGAAGATGGTCGTGTTGTCTATGAGTCGGAAACCGATTATTTTGCACGTGCCGCTGTCGAACTCGTAAATCAGGGAGTCCGTTTAATTGGCGGTTGCTGCGGAACAACACCGAAGCATATTGCAGCAGTAAAAAAACGTTTGGCGAATATGGAGCCGGTCGATACAAAAGAAGCCAAACCTGGGCAAACACAATTTGTCCGTATTCCAGAACCGCGTAAGCAAGAGCCGCTTCACGAAAAAGCAAAACGTGAACGCTCTGTTATTGTGGAACTTGATACACCGCGTCATCTGGAAATTGACGGGTTTGTCGAAGGGGCAAAACAGCTGGCAAAAGCGGGCGCAGACGTCATTATGATGGCGGATAACTCACTTGCTTCACCGCGTATTAGTAATATCGCGATGGCCGCTATTTTAAAAGAGCATGGGATTCGCTCATTGCCGCATTTAACATGCCGTGACCGCAACTTAATTGGGCTTCAGTCACATTTGATGGGGCTGGATGCGCTGGAACTTCACGATATTCTTGTCATTACAGGGGACCCGACAAAAGTGGGAGATTTCCCGGGTGCGACAAGCGTCTATGATGTTTCATCAATGGAGCTTATTTCCTTAATTAAGCAGTTAAATAAGGGTGGTTCTTTTACAGGGAAATCGTTACGAAAACAGGCGAACTTCTCTGTGGCCGCTGCCTTTAATCCGAATGTCCGTGTTTTGGACCGTGCTGTTGCCCGTTTAGAGAAGAAAATCGAGCATGGTGCAGATTACTTTATTTCGCAGCCGGTCTATACGAAAGAGAAAATCGTCGAAATCTATGAGGCGACTAAACACTTGGAAACACCAATCTATATCGGAATTATGCCGTTGACGTCATCGCGCAGCGCGGAATTTTTACATCATGAAGTACCGGGAATTAAGTTATCAGATGAAGTACTTGCGCGTATGGCTGCTTGCGGGGATGACAAGGAAGCAGCGACAGCAGAAGGCATCGCGATTGCGAAAGAGCTACTCGATACGGCTTGCAAATACTTTAACGGGATTTATTTAATTACACCGTTTTTACGCTATGATATGACGCTGGAATTAATGGACTATGTAAAACTATATGATGCGCAAAGTAAAGGAGTTCAGTCGAATGTATAA
- the groES gene encoding co-chaperone GroES, with protein MLRPLGDRIIIELVEVEEKTAFGIVLPDSAKEKPQTGKVVAVGTGRVLDNGTRLELDVKEGDEIIFSKFSGTEVKYDGVEYLILRESDVLAIVG; from the coding sequence TTGTTAAGACCATTAGGAGATCGCATCATTATCGAACTTGTTGAGGTAGAGGAAAAAACAGCATTTGGTATTGTTTTACCCGACTCAGCAAAAGAAAAACCACAAACTGGTAAAGTAGTGGCAGTAGGTACAGGTCGTGTTCTTGACAACGGCACTCGTCTTGAGCTTGACGTAAAAGAAGGCGACGAAATTATCTTCTCTAAATTCTCTGGTACGGAAGTTAAGTACGACGGCGTAGAATATTTAATTCTGCGTGAGAGCGATGTACTTGCAATTGTCGGATAA
- the groL gene encoding chaperonin GroEL (60 kDa chaperone family; promotes refolding of misfolded polypeptides especially under stressful conditions; forms two stacked rings of heptamers to form a barrel-shaped 14mer; ends can be capped by GroES; misfolded proteins enter the barrel where they are refolded when GroES binds) has translation MSKDIKFSEEARSLMAAGVDKLANAVKVTLGPKGRNVVLEKKFGSPLITNDGVSIAKEIELENAYENMGAKLVAEVASKTNEIAGDGTTTATVLAQAMIREGLKNVTAGANPVGIRKGMDKAVAAALTELQAISRPVENKESIAQVAAISSADDEIGQYIADAMERVGNDGVITIEESKGFTTELDVVEGMQFDRGYASHYMVTDTDKMEAVLDNPFILITDKKISNIQEILPVLEQVVQQGRPILIIAEDVEGEALATLVVNKLRGTFNAVAVKAPGFGDRRKAMLEDIAVLTGGQVITQDLGLDLKSADLSSLGRAAKVIVSKDNTTIVEGAGNTDAVAGRVNQIRAQLAETASEFDKEKLQERLAKLAGGVAVIKVGAATETELKERKLRIEDALNSTRAAVEEGIVSGGGTALLNVYAAVEKVLDQVEGDVATGVRIILRALEEPVRQIAENAGLEGSIIVDRLKREEIGIGFNAATGEWVNMVDAGVVDPAKVTRSALQNAASVASLFLTTEAVVADIPEPAGSGMPDMGGMGMPGMM, from the coding sequence ATGTCAAAAGATATTAAATTTTCAGAAGAAGCACGTTCATTAATGGCGGCTGGTGTAGATAAATTAGCTAACGCTGTAAAAGTAACTTTAGGCCCTAAAGGACGTAATGTTGTTTTAGAGAAAAAATTCGGTTCTCCACTTATTACAAATGACGGTGTATCGATTGCAAAAGAAATTGAATTGGAAAACGCTTATGAAAATATGGGCGCTAAATTAGTAGCGGAAGTAGCTTCTAAAACGAACGAAATCGCAGGGGATGGTACAACTACAGCAACCGTACTTGCGCAAGCGATGATTCGTGAAGGACTTAAAAACGTAACAGCTGGTGCAAACCCAGTAGGTATTCGTAAAGGTATGGACAAAGCGGTTGCTGCTGCATTAACAGAGCTTCAAGCTATTTCACGTCCAGTTGAAAATAAAGAATCAATCGCACAAGTAGCGGCAATCTCTTCTGCAGATGATGAAATTGGCCAATACATTGCAGATGCGATGGAGCGCGTAGGAAACGACGGCGTTATTACAATTGAAGAGTCTAAAGGTTTTACAACAGAATTAGATGTAGTAGAAGGTATGCAATTCGACCGTGGTTATGCATCACACTACATGGTAACGGATACAGATAAAATGGAAGCGGTTCTTGATAACCCATTCATTTTAATTACAGACAAAAAAATCTCAAACATTCAGGAGATTTTACCGGTATTAGAACAAGTGGTTCAACAAGGACGTCCAATTTTAATTATTGCTGAAGATGTTGAAGGCGAAGCGCTTGCGACATTAGTAGTAAATAAATTACGTGGTACATTCAACGCAGTGGCAGTAAAAGCTCCAGGTTTCGGTGATCGTCGTAAAGCAATGTTAGAGGATATTGCTGTATTGACTGGTGGTCAAGTAATTACACAAGATCTTGGTTTAGATTTAAAATCAGCTGATTTATCATCACTAGGTCGTGCTGCAAAAGTTATCGTATCAAAAGATAACACAACAATTGTTGAAGGTGCTGGTAACACAGATGCAGTAGCTGGTCGCGTGAACCAAATCCGTGCACAACTTGCTGAAACAGCATCAGAATTCGATAAAGAAAAATTACAAGAGCGCTTAGCTAAATTAGCTGGTGGTGTTGCAGTTATTAAAGTTGGTGCTGCAACAGAAACAGAATTAAAAGAGCGCAAATTACGTATTGAAGATGCATTAAACTCAACTCGTGCAGCAGTAGAAGAAGGTATCGTATCAGGTGGTGGTACAGCACTTCTAAACGTATACGCGGCTGTTGAAAAAGTATTGGATCAAGTGGAAGGCGATGTAGCAACGGGTGTACGCATTATTTTACGTGCATTAGAAGAGCCGGTTCGTCAAATTGCTGAAAACGCTGGTCTAGAAGGTTCAATTATCGTTGATCGTTTAAAACGTGAAGAGATTGGTATTGGCTTCAACGCGGCAACAGGCGAGTGGGTAAACATGGTCGATGCAGGCGTAGTAGACCCAGCAAAAGTTACACGTTCAGCATTACAAAATGCAGCATCAGTAGCTTCACTATTCTTAACAACAGAAGCAGTAGTTGCAGACATTCCAGAACCAGCAGGCAGCGGTATGCCAGACATGGGCGGCATGGGTATGCCAGGAATGATGTAA
- a CDS encoding S-layer homology domain-containing protein codes for MKKFTVLLTLVLVLQLVLPLTTIVQAESESNELYYVALGDSLAAGMNEKGEIGFGYADLLAKNYQEQKSEVMFNKGFSYPGFTTVDVLKEIEENVTKPIYDLNGVSQKTMAIKDAIGQADLITLSVGANDILKKINRSESGEFSFETADIIKSIQDVSLNYNKIFESIYKINPDVDIIVMGLYNPFPYIEDPAVQKQLSLLVTTLNNSMKNIVENNGGIFTEVAAQIATDAKTYLPNPQNIHLSEAGYQVVADAMLKNYLEALIREEDNTEGEIVKAPFTDIQNHWSKDYIDVAYAKGIMNGYEDGTFQPNANMTRAQAISVISRAFGLTAKNKAPFKDISHYAPQTQNAIAAAYEAGLIKDNNGEFNPQGKITRSQLALILMRLSTVQTGQQYIPAKQAPFHDIANYNDEAQLAITFLYDTGLVQGSSATTFSPQGNVTRAQAAKILVLAINEK; via the coding sequence ATGAAGAAGTTTACAGTTTTACTGACATTAGTACTCGTTTTACAACTCGTTTTACCATTAACAACTATAGTGCAGGCCGAAAGTGAGAGTAATGAGCTTTATTATGTAGCTCTTGGTGACTCGCTGGCAGCGGGAATGAATGAAAAAGGTGAGATAGGTTTTGGTTATGCAGACCTGCTTGCTAAAAATTATCAAGAGCAGAAAAGTGAAGTAATGTTTAATAAAGGGTTCTCTTACCCAGGATTTACAACCGTTGACGTGTTAAAGGAAATCGAAGAAAACGTCACGAAACCTATTTACGACTTAAATGGTGTTTCGCAAAAGACTATGGCAATCAAGGATGCAATTGGGCAGGCAGACCTCATAACATTGAGTGTTGGAGCAAATGATATTTTAAAAAAGATAAATCGCTCTGAATCTGGCGAATTTAGCTTTGAAACTGCAGACATTATTAAAAGCATTCAGGATGTATCGTTAAATTATAATAAGATTTTCGAAAGCATTTATAAAATTAATCCGGACGTTGATATAATCGTCATGGGTCTTTACAATCCGTTTCCTTATATAGAGGATCCGGCAGTTCAAAAACAATTAAGCTTGCTAGTAACTACTTTGAATAATTCAATGAAAAATATTGTAGAAAATAATGGTGGCATATTTACTGAAGTAGCTGCACAAATCGCAACGGATGCAAAAACTTATTTACCGAACCCTCAAAATATCCATTTAAGTGAAGCGGGTTATCAAGTTGTAGCTGATGCGATGTTGAAAAATTATTTGGAGGCATTGATCAGAGAAGAGGATAATACGGAAGGCGAGATTGTGAAAGCACCGTTTACTGATATTCAAAACCATTGGAGCAAAGATTATATTGATGTTGCCTATGCAAAAGGAATTATGAATGGTTATGAGGATGGTACATTCCAGCCGAATGCCAATATGACGCGTGCTCAAGCGATCTCTGTTATTTCACGGGCTTTTGGTTTAACTGCAAAAAACAAGGCCCCTTTTAAAGATATTAGTCATTATGCACCGCAAACTCAAAATGCAATTGCCGCTGCATATGAAGCTGGCTTGATTAAAGATAATAACGGGGAATTTAATCCTCAAGGTAAAATTACACGTTCACAGTTAGCATTGATTTTAATGCGTCTTTCTACTGTTCAAACTGGGCAGCAATATATTCCTGCAAAACAGGCACCTTTCCATGATATTGCAAACTATAACGATGAAGCGCAGTTAGCAATTACTTTTTTATATGATACGGGTCTAGTCCAGGGATCAAGTGCTACAACGTTTTCACCTCAAGGCAATGTAACACGTGCTCAAGCAGCGAAAATTTTAGTGCTTGCAATAAATGAAAAATAA
- a CDS encoding type II CAAX endopeptidase family protein has product MASRPSDKFKTQKTAFYVLITYIICQLSVLLLIFIPGLKDSLLQLFSGISEQDKLIKLSAWWSTISFAVAFIVSFILISRNKQFWDVFKGEKASIGASIGWGVIGFFLVFLGQTIGAYIELALGIDMGSENTEAIMSVTKVAPIMIIATVFLGPILEELVFRRVIFGSIIQNYNFWIASIISAIVFAAIHMDFTHILLYTICGMIFAFLYHKTKRLLTPIIAHVLLNGFVTFIQMNADKFQI; this is encoded by the coding sequence GTGGCTTCCCGTCCATCAGATAAGTTCAAAACACAGAAGACCGCATTTTATGTGTTAATAACTTATATCATTTGTCAGTTATCAGTCTTATTACTTATATTCATTCCAGGCTTAAAAGATTCCCTTTTACAATTATTTTCTGGTATTTCTGAGCAGGATAAACTTATAAAGTTATCTGCTTGGTGGTCAACAATATCATTTGCAGTTGCTTTTATTGTGAGTTTTATATTAATCTCACGCAATAAGCAATTTTGGGATGTATTTAAAGGGGAAAAGGCTTCAATTGGGGCTTCTATCGGTTGGGGTGTCATCGGTTTCTTCCTAGTCTTTTTAGGGCAGACAATCGGCGCCTACATCGAGCTTGCTTTAGGAATTGATATGGGCTCTGAAAATACCGAAGCAATTATGAGTGTCACAAAGGTAGCTCCGATTATGATTATTGCGACTGTATTTTTAGGACCGATTTTGGAAGAGCTTGTATTCCGCCGTGTCATTTTCGGATCGATTATACAAAACTATAATTTCTGGATTGCGAGCATAATCAGTGCAATTGTATTTGCTGCGATTCATATGGATTTTACGCATATTTTACTGTATACGATTTGCGGGATGATCTTCGCATTTTTATATCATAAAACAAAGCGTCTTCTCACACCGATTATCGCGCATGTCCTATTGAACGGTTTCGTCACATTTATCCAAATGAATGCCGATAAGTTTCAAATATAA
- the hemG gene encoding protoporphyrinogen oxidase produces MKTVVVVGGGITGLCTMHYLKNKMYEQNVEARLILIEKNAYLGGKIHSEKDKGFIMETGADSIVARHPGVLELVKALDFESELVYNETGISYIHTNNELHAIPAGSTFGIPMSVESLMSSTLISEEGKKRALQDLEIPNTTFTKESSIGTFLEYFLGEEIVRKQIAPVLAGVYSGDLYQLSLASTLPYLVDYKNKYGSIIKGFEAHREQFEKAANKKFISFRSGLSALIDRLEEQLPEVEFMKNTVTKQISKKEEQYEVVLEDETILADVVVLAVPNETVRHVIQDELLEEQLKKFTTASALTMYVGFDVPDDVLPADGTGFIVSHNSDLVCNASTWTSRKWKHTSAEGNLLVRLFYKNINPRYEELAAMSDEELTKVALEDIRLSLGVEAEPTVVNVTKWIDQMPRYDLAHNEALSEVMKQLEEAYPNVLLAGCAYFGVGIGACILNGKKTAEQIISRIM; encoded by the coding sequence ATGAAAACAGTAGTAGTTGTAGGTGGCGGGATTACCGGGCTATGTACGATGCATTATTTGAAAAATAAAATGTACGAGCAAAATGTGGAAGCGCGGTTAATATTAATTGAAAAGAACGCATATTTAGGTGGGAAAATTCATTCCGAAAAGGATAAAGGTTTTATTATGGAAACGGGGGCTGACTCAATTGTAGCTCGTCATCCAGGGGTTTTGGAGCTTGTAAAGGCGCTTGATTTTGAATCAGAGCTTGTCTATAACGAAACAGGTATTTCCTACATTCATACGAATAATGAGCTTCATGCAATCCCGGCAGGCTCGACATTCGGTATTCCGATGAGTGTAGAATCACTTATGTCGAGTACGCTAATTTCTGAAGAAGGTAAAAAGAGAGCACTGCAAGATTTGGAAATTCCGAACACTACATTTACAAAAGAAAGCTCTATCGGAACGTTTTTGGAGTACTTTTTAGGGGAGGAAATTGTCCGCAAACAAATTGCCCCCGTATTAGCGGGTGTTTATTCGGGTGATTTATATCAATTGAGCCTGGCATCCACTTTGCCTTATTTAGTGGACTATAAAAATAAATACGGATCGATTATTAAAGGATTCGAAGCACATCGGGAACAATTCGAAAAAGCAGCGAATAAGAAATTTATCTCTTTCCGTTCGGGTTTATCGGCATTGATCGATCGTTTAGAGGAACAGCTGCCGGAAGTTGAATTCATGAAAAATACGGTAACAAAGCAAATCTCAAAAAAAGAAGAGCAATATGAAGTCGTGCTGGAAGATGAAACGATTTTGGCCGATGTTGTTGTACTCGCAGTTCCAAATGAAACAGTGCGTCATGTCATACAGGATGAATTATTGGAAGAGCAGCTGAAAAAGTTCACGACTGCATCTGCTTTAACGATGTATGTGGGCTTTGATGTGCCTGATGATGTTTTACCAGCTGATGGAACAGGCTTTATCGTCTCCCATAATAGCGATTTAGTTTGCAATGCGTCGACATGGACAAGCCGTAAATGGAAACATACGTCGGCAGAGGGTAATTTACTCGTTCGCCTGTTTTATAAAAATATTAACCCGCGTTATGAAGAGTTGGCAGCCATGTCTGATGAAGAGCTGACAAAAGTAGCATTGGAAGATATTCGTCTCAGCTTAGGTGTTGAAGCGGAGCCGACGGTTGTTAATGTAACAAAGTGGATTGACCAGATGCCCCGCTATGATTTGGCGCATAATGAAGCATTATCGGAAGTTATGAAGCAACTGGAAGAGGCTTACCCGAATGTTCTATTAGCGGGATGTGCCTATTTCGGTGTAGGAATCGGTGCCTGTATTTTAAACGGTAAAAAAACGGCTGAACAGATTATTAGTCGAATTATGTAA